A portion of the Meriones unguiculatus strain TT.TT164.6M chromosome 14, Bangor_MerUng_6.1, whole genome shotgun sequence genome contains these proteins:
- the LOC110544670 gene encoding folate receptor beta-like: MAWKHTPLLLLVCTVTACSARDRADLLNVCMDAKHHKTKPGPEDKLHDQCSPWKRNACCSVNTSQELHKDNSRLYNFNWDHCGKMTPACKRHFIQDTCLYECSPNLGPWIQQVDQSWRKERFLDVPLCREDCQQWWEDCRSSFTCKSNWQKGWDWTSGINKCPATAACRTFQDYFPTPASLCEGLWSHSYRLSNYSRGSGRCIQMWFDSAQGNPNEEVARFYASLMTDGAADHAVVFLALSLTPMLSLWLLG; the protein is encoded by the exons ATGGCCTGGAAACACACACCACTCCTGCTTTTGGTCTGCACGGTTACTGCATGCAGTGCCCGGGACAGAGCAGACCTGCTTAATGTCTGCATGGATGCCAAGCACCACAAGACAAAGCCAGGTCCTGAGGACAAGCTGCACGACCAG TGTAGTCCATGGAAGAGAAATGCCTGCTGCTCAGTCAACACCAgccaggagctgcacaaggacaaCTCCCGTCTGTACAATTTCAACTGGGATCACTGCGGTAAGATGACACCTGCCTGTAAGCGTCACTTCATCCAGGACACGTGTCTGTATGAGTGCTCCCCCAACCTTGGGCCTTGGATCCAGCAG GTGGACCAGAGCTGGCGGAAAGAGCGTTTCCTGGATGTTCCCCTGTGCAGGGAGGACTGTCAGCAGTGGTGGGAGGACTGCCGCTCCTCCTTCACCTGCAAGAGCAACTGGCAGAAGGGCTGGGACTGGACCTCAG GCATCAATAAGTGCCCGGCCACAGCAGCCTGCCGCACGTTTCAGGACTACTTCCCCACCCCGGCCAGCCTTTGTGAGGGTCTCTGGAGTCACTCCTACAGGCTCAGCAACTACAGCCGAGGGAGCGGCCGCTGCATCCAGATGTGGTTTGACTCTGCCCAGGGCAACCCCAACGAGGAGGTGGCGAGGTTCTATGCTTCCTTGATGACGGATGGGGCTGCGGACCACGCAGTGGTGTTTCTTGCGCTCAGCCTGACCCCAATGCTGTCATTATGGCTCCTTGGCTGA
- the LOC110557555 gene encoding folate receptor alpha isoform X2, translating into MAHLRTVQLLLLLMWAAECAQSRATRARTDLLNICMDAKHHKEKPGPEDSLHDQCSPWRKSACCSTNTSQEAHQDVSYLYRFNWSHCGLMTPQCKRHFIQDTCLYECSPNLGPWIQQVDQSWRRERVLDVPLCREDCQQWWEDCRTSFTCKSNWHKGWDWTSGQNQCPAGASCRPFSFYFPTPAALCEEIWSHSYRLSNYSRGSGRCIQMWFDPAQGNPNEEVARFYAEAMSRAGRRGAWPLVCSLPLVFLWAFS; encoded by the exons ATGGCTCACCTGAGGACGGTGCAGTTGCTGCTCCTGCTGATGTGGGCGGCCGAATGTGCCCAGTCCAGGGCTACGCGGGCCAGGACTGATCTTCTCAATATCTGCATGGATGCCAAGCACCACAAAGAAAAGCCAGGCCCCGAGGACAGTCTACACGACCAG TGCAGTCCCTGGAGGAAGAGCGCCTGCTGCTCCACCAACACGAGCCAGGAGGCGCACCAGGACGTTTCCTACCTGTACAGATTCAACTGGAGCCACTGCGGACTCATGACGCCGCAGTGCAAGCGACACTTTATCCAGGACACCTGCCTCTACGAGTGCTCCCCTAACTTGGGGCCCTGGATCCAGCAG GTGGACCAGAGCTGGCGCAGAGAGCGAGTCCTCGACGTGCCCCTGTGCAGGGAGGACTGTCAGCAGTGGTGGGAGGACTGCCGCACCTCCTTCACCTGCAAGAGCAACTGGCATAAGGGCTGGGACTGGACCTCGG GCCAGAACCAGTGCCCCGCGGGCGCCTCCTGCCGTCCCTTCAGCTTCTACTTCCCCACCCCTGCCGCTCTGTGTGAGGAGATCTGGAGTCACTCCTACAGGCTCAGCAACTACAGCCGAGGGAGCGGCCGCTGCATCCAGATGTGGTTCGACCCCGCCCAGGGCAACCCCAACGAGGAGGTGGCGAGGTTCTACGCGGAGGCCATGAGCAGAGCCGGGCGTCGGGGGGCCTGGCCCCTGGTGTGCAGCCTGCCCTTGGTGTTCCTCTGGGCCTTCAGCTGA
- the LOC110557555 gene encoding folate receptor alpha isoform X1: protein MAHLRTVQLLLLLMWAAECAQSRATRARTDLLNICMDAKHHKEKPGPEDSLHDQPGPVFATQCSPWRKSACCSTNTSQEAHQDVSYLYRFNWSHCGLMTPQCKRHFIQDTCLYECSPNLGPWIQQVDQSWRRERVLDVPLCREDCQQWWEDCRTSFTCKSNWHKGWDWTSGQNQCPAGASCRPFSFYFPTPAALCEEIWSHSYRLSNYSRGSGRCIQMWFDPAQGNPNEEVARFYAEAMSRAGRRGAWPLVCSLPLVFLWAFS, encoded by the exons ATGGCTCACCTGAGGACGGTGCAGTTGCTGCTCCTGCTGATGTGGGCGGCCGAATGTGCCCAGTCCAGGGCTACGCGGGCCAGGACTGATCTTCTCAATATCTGCATGGATGCCAAGCACCACAAAGAAAAGCCAGGCCCCGAGGACAGTCTACACGACCAG CCTGGCCCTGTCTTCGCCACACAGTGCAGTCCCTGGAGGAAGAGCGCCTGCTGCTCCACCAACACGAGCCAGGAGGCGCACCAGGACGTTTCCTACCTGTACAGATTCAACTGGAGCCACTGCGGACTCATGACGCCGCAGTGCAAGCGACACTTTATCCAGGACACCTGCCTCTACGAGTGCTCCCCTAACTTGGGGCCCTGGATCCAGCAG GTGGACCAGAGCTGGCGCAGAGAGCGAGTCCTCGACGTGCCCCTGTGCAGGGAGGACTGTCAGCAGTGGTGGGAGGACTGCCGCACCTCCTTCACCTGCAAGAGCAACTGGCATAAGGGCTGGGACTGGACCTCGG GCCAGAACCAGTGCCCCGCGGGCGCCTCCTGCCGTCCCTTCAGCTTCTACTTCCCCACCCCTGCCGCTCTGTGTGAGGAGATCTGGAGTCACTCCTACAGGCTCAGCAACTACAGCCGAGGGAGCGGCCGCTGCATCCAGATGTGGTTCGACCCCGCCCAGGGCAACCCCAACGAGGAGGTGGCGAGGTTCTACGCGGAGGCCATGAGCAGAGCCGGGCGTCGGGGGGCCTGGCCCCTGGTGTGCAGCCTGCCCTTGGTGTTCCTCTGGGCCTTCAGCTGA